The genomic stretch CGGCAACTCTACGCGTATTCgtgaatttcttttctataacgaaatcttttttatagagcgaatttttatagaatgatttttattaatgcagaTTCGAGTTTTCTGTAGATTAACGCAAACAACGCAAATATCACGAGAATATCGTAAAGATTGTGTTATCATTTTATCTTCACATTTTGCATTTCTATATCATTATATGTTAAtccattatatgataaatcagCCATAGAAttgcatttttgtaattatctaATCATCAAAActgtcttttttatattttaacatacaattataattaatatatttttttttcattaaactaTCACCAAGagactataatttatttttaaatatataattatcgaagCTAAGAATACGTATATGATCCAATCGCTAATTTGCGGCGCAAGTTGTTTCGTTGGCATCCACATGCGAAAGTGtacttaaaaataacttgCAACTAGTAGGATCCATTCAACATAATTCGCGAAACTATCCAACTTATTTATTGGAGTTCTATTGCGCCTCGATTAAATAATACTGGAAATACAATTGTGTGACTGTCAcgcgattatatgtatatttctagccgcatattaaaatgtaattggcTGTTTTGTCGCAGCTTTAATGCTGATGAACATTTAatagaattcttttttactcCATGTGAGAATTTTCATCTTTCGACATTCTTCTTTCTCAATTAAAAGATTGTCGTAATTACTATTGTGACATAGATGAAGCGATTCTTTTTGAAAGCGCGACTTATGACATTGAGATATATTctacagtttattttttagaaattatatacccAAGCATATCGCATatagaaaaacatttatacatgAACCTCGAGAcctgtattataatttattagcgaagcgttttttgtaatataatatacatgtggCATAGAtagttatgtagaatatagaACTGTATATTTCGAAGTTTATATGATAGTCGATAGGTGCTTATCATTCACGTTCAACTATCATATATTCAGGTATATCATGTcattaactattaataatttctctttttttaatgcagaCTGGCAAATGTTGTTTTATTCCCGCTAATGAAAACACAATTCGTCGTTTCCCTCTAATTTCCCTTTTGTACATTGTACCTGGATAATCCTTTCGCAGTAATTGTATTCTTGCGATCTTacatttacgtatatatacacacacaacggtatttcatgttattataaagataaatacttattatacTTACTGTACTACAAGCTACATATCGAGAGCGATTATTCTAACATAAGATTGAGatgaaaaaattggaaaaaaggAACTCTCGATATAGCGTACGTGATATCGTTTTAGAGGAATTTATTACACATCGAAAACTCGGTTTATTATGCTTTCGGTAGTATAGTATAGTACGCGCGAAGATTCCTGCGTTTTATCATTGAAGATTTCTTCATGCTATTCAATGCAAAGCCGAGATGCgttataaactaaataattgattacgTTACGTTAAGAACAccttatttgtatatatacatagatatatatttatacatattatatattatatacatacataactaTTCCTATTACAAAAACAgagtatgtatacacacaccaTGTGCGCAATAGTATGTCCGAGATGCAATAGTGGAATAAATCTGTTTGAATATCGTgcaatgtcaaaaataatttttaagctaAAATATGCTTAAATAATCAAGaagtatttgaaaaagaaaatatctatcGAGAAACGTATTCATATAATTCGTATTCGATTGTAATATAAGTCAAAAGTGCGTAAACTGAATCCTAGCGTTCTCtttttcaataacattttaacaacaccttgaaaaattaattttgcatattggCACATTACTTGTACATTATAGTTTCGTTCATACAATAAAGTctcaagagagagaagaaaaagatcgtgaaaaataagacaattatttcagaaattcctttattctttatgttacaatttatcaatttttattacattttgatgTGTGAACGAAACTcgcatacaatatatatctatgcAATAAACTGTCAATTGACAGATAAAACAGCCCCAAAGTCCAATCTCCCTCTATTGTGCAAATCTCAACAAGTAGTTTCTGTGCATAGTTgtacataaaacatttttatcaatatgtaCCTAGTCAGAATTTGATAAGTAGAAGCTCCATaagaaataactttatatattgataattattttcaattaatcggTATTTGACAATCTCTACTTATATTCCTTagcagaaaatattaaatggatGTGTTTTCAAGTTTCGATTTTAAGAACCAACCTGGTTTTGACAGCAACAGTGATGATGGACAGACCTACGAGTGATCACCACAACATCTGCCAAGGTGTGTATGAACATTGCCCTCCTTGTGTGCTCTGTCTCTAAGAGCCTTTTCATGATGAAAGCTAGTGAGATCTCGCTTCATTGCATAAGCATCTTCACCATCTGCATAATATTTTGGCTCTACCTCAGATACTTCAAATTGCAAACTGCTTGTGTACAAGTTAAGAGCTGCACGATTACTTCTGCGGACATGCAATGAAACGTACTTTGCTCCAAAACATTCCACCATCGCCCTAGATGCCTGATTCATCAATTTCTGTGCAATTCCTAATCTTCTATGAGAACGTTTCACTGCCAAACTGGTAATATGTCCATGGGGATTGTCTTCGCAATCTTCCTCCATCTTGGCGAGCACATATCCTACTATTCTTCCTTTCTCATCTTCAGCTACATAACTTAGCTGCGGCCAAGAAAGAGCATGGTACAGATAGTACTTCATCTGATAATTTTCAGGTAAGCATTGCAAATTACAATGCTGTATATTTAACAAGTCTTCTGTAGTTGCACAACGTATATTTACAGACATCTTAGTCAGATATGTTTTGTCTTATGCAGTCgttcatataaatgtaatagcGTTAATATTGTCTAGTTAATCACGGCGAAGTTTCTTGATGCGTGAGCGACCGTTCTTCAAATCATTAACGGATGACGACTCGCTCATTCCTTTCCCAGTCAGTTCTCTTACAAAGCGGAATCGCGATAGGAAGAACGTCCAGACTAAGTACCACCCTGTGACAAAAGaaattactatattaatattaattcgatattaaagcaataataatataaaatatataaattatattcactaACTTTTATAATGTCCGAATTCAAAACAATTGAGATTTATTTACATGATTAAATAGCTAATCTAAAttcttatctaatttattaacttttatagattcaagtattataatttcatactcaaataaattttacaatatactgTTCTTCGAAAGAACgatgtaaatatatcgatcATGATAATGCAAGTAAGATATGCTAATCAGAAATAGACAGGGAAATAATAGAgggaacataaaaaaaaagttgcattaaatttataaattattaaaacgtgTTGGATGCCTGTctgcatttatacatatagtgtatgtacataaataatgattaattcagTACAACGTAAAATAGGAGAGGCTACTTTCGCACAACCTCCCTTGCAAGCCGAGAAATTTCCGATGCTATGATTACGTCATACTTCATGATGATTGTTAATGTGAGTTGCT from Cataglyphis hispanica isolate Lineage 1 chromosome 3, ULB_Chis1_1.0, whole genome shotgun sequence encodes the following:
- the LOC126848303 gene encoding N-alpha-acetyltransferase 10, with product MSVNIRCATTEDLLNIQHCNLQCLPENYQMKYYLYHALSWPQLSYVAEDEKGRIVGYVLAKMEEDCEDNPHGHITSLAVKRSHRRLGIAQKLMNQASRAMVECFGAKYVSLHVRRSNRAALNLYTSSLQFEVSEVEPKYYADGEDAYAMKRDLTSFHHEKALRDRAHKEGNVHTHLGRCCGDHS
- the LOC126848304 gene encoding small integral membrane protein 13 — protein: MEIPMEIFLAAFSVIFSLLIVFLLVLMGWYLVWTFFLSRFRFVRELTGKGMSESSSVNDLKNGRSRIKKLRRD